A portion of the Hyphomicrobiaceae bacterium genome contains these proteins:
- the ribH gene encoding 6,7-dimethyl-8-ribityllumazine synthase, with the protein MVVKSGNEEASAKRSDSPLRAHVLILEGRFYTNIADLLLEGAIAEFEARGVSYTRLTVPGALEIPQVLAAAVGARAAGRMSFDGAVALGCVIRGETAHYDIVVNNANHWLMDVATKHDAPVGNAILTVETEAQAIARAKGGRDGKGGDAARACLSLIEIKRAFWGHKA; encoded by the coding sequence ATGGTCGTCAAATCCGGCAACGAGGAAGCGAGCGCCAAGCGCTCCGATAGCCCCTTGCGCGCTCACGTTCTTATTCTTGAGGGGCGCTTCTATACGAACATTGCTGATTTGCTGCTTGAGGGAGCGATCGCAGAGTTCGAAGCGCGTGGGGTCAGCTATACCCGCCTGACCGTTCCCGGTGCGCTTGAGATCCCCCAGGTTCTTGCGGCCGCCGTTGGTGCGCGCGCGGCTGGGCGCATGAGCTTCGACGGTGCGGTCGCGCTGGGCTGCGTCATTCGTGGTGAGACCGCCCATTACGATATTGTCGTCAACAACGCCAACCACTGGCTCATGGACGTGGCCACCAAGCACGACGCGCCAGTCGGCAACGCAATTTTGACCGTTGAAACCGAGGCCCAGGCGATTGCACGCGCCAAGGGCGGCCGTGACGGCAAGGGCGGTGACGCCGCACGCGCCTGTCTGTCGCTTATCGAGATCAAGCGCGCCTTCTGGGGGCACAAGGCATGA
- a CDS encoding TolC family outer membrane protein gives MTLRVNRGAMRAYGAGALAALAIMLAPQVAVPAHAETLLDAVAAAYQYNPQLDAERARLRATDEEVARANSGYRPQIGFNADVGRENFNVRPATGAGGSTSPRGYTVDLVQPVFRGFQTTNAVSEAESLVRAGRENLRGVEQQVLQGAISAFADVVAAQNVVRLREGGLEFFNQELKATKDRFAVGEVTRTDVAQAEARRALAVGDLDASQANLKSARAQFEQIVGHAPRSLVDPGWNTRLLPRSLNEAIAISAQENPEVVGALYREQAARFTVDRIRGELLPTAQLEASYTERFDGTVGIDKTETGLVVGRVNVPIYTGGEVEARVRQAKHTHVSRIQEIEQARALAQSDVAKAWAQLQGAKAQLVSDKAQIEANRTALNGVREEEKVGQRTLLDVLNARQELLVSEIQQEATKRNVLVATYAVIAAIGRLNVAELGAVSSVYDPVVHADEVRRKWFGIDITHDDGRTEHHDVWEAEVSHESMK, from the coding sequence ATGACGCTGCGCGTTAACCGGGGGGCTATGCGAGCATATGGGGCAGGCGCCCTTGCCGCACTTGCCATTATGCTGGCGCCGCAAGTAGCCGTTCCCGCCCATGCGGAAACGTTGCTCGATGCCGTTGCTGCAGCCTACCAATACAATCCGCAATTGGATGCGGAACGTGCACGCCTTCGTGCAACTGACGAAGAAGTTGCGCGAGCGAATTCAGGCTATCGACCGCAGATTGGTTTCAATGCCGATGTAGGACGAGAGAACTTCAACGTGCGTCCTGCCACTGGCGCTGGTGGCTCGACATCGCCGCGCGGATATACGGTGGACTTGGTGCAGCCGGTCTTTCGTGGCTTTCAGACGACCAATGCCGTTAGCGAGGCCGAATCGCTCGTGCGTGCAGGACGTGAAAACTTGCGGGGGGTCGAGCAGCAGGTGTTGCAGGGCGCGATAAGCGCCTTTGCAGATGTTGTGGCTGCACAAAACGTCGTGCGGCTGCGCGAAGGTGGTTTGGAATTCTTCAATCAAGAACTGAAAGCGACCAAGGATCGCTTCGCAGTTGGCGAAGTGACCAGAACGGACGTTGCTCAGGCTGAGGCTCGCCGCGCTCTGGCCGTTGGCGATCTTGATGCATCACAGGCGAACCTGAAGTCGGCTCGTGCACAGTTCGAGCAGATCGTGGGCCATGCGCCGCGCAGCCTGGTCGATCCGGGTTGGAATACCCGGCTGCTTCCGCGTTCGCTCAATGAGGCCATCGCGATCAGTGCTCAGGAAAATCCGGAGGTCGTTGGCGCTCTCTATCGTGAGCAGGCTGCACGCTTCACGGTTGATCGCATTCGCGGCGAGTTGTTGCCAACGGCCCAGCTTGAAGCCTCCTATACGGAGCGATTTGATGGCACTGTCGGGATCGATAAGACGGAAACAGGACTCGTAGTCGGCCGTGTAAACGTGCCCATCTACACTGGTGGCGAAGTCGAAGCGCGTGTGCGTCAAGCCAAGCACACGCACGTATCCCGGATACAGGAAATCGAGCAGGCTCGTGCGTTGGCGCAATCGGATGTAGCGAAGGCTTGGGCCCAGCTTCAGGGTGCTAAGGCGCAGCTTGTCTCCGACAAGGCTCAAATCGAGGCAAACCGCACCGCTCTAAACGGTGTACGTGAAGAAGAGAAGGTCGGACAACGCACGCTGTTGGACGTGTTGAATGCCCGCCAAGAGCTTCTGGTTTCGGAAATTCAGCAGGAAGCGACCAAGCGGAACGTCCTAGTCGCGACTTATGCCGTGATTGCAGCTATCGGTCGCCTGAATGTCGCCGAACTTGGTGCCGTCAGCAGCGTCTATGATCCTGTGGTCCACGCTGACGAGGTTCGCCGCAAGTGGTTTGGTATCGACATTACGCACGATGATGGCCGGACAGAGCACCACGACGTGTGGGAGGCCGAGGTGTCCCACGAATCGATGAAGTGA
- a CDS encoding DUF2497 domain-containing protein: MTTINGYNGANHNVEDILASIRTSIADDAGPTRMVAQEARLPARRDPPPADAAEFELPAIFKPGHNSLPEKPKLFGRLSDALKTATPQEEEPRSRTVIPFDPSVAGRMLEPPVQSVMSAQRTNAPQTTAPQQASQPRPSPAEHEEEPVARVMPTFFDTRINRLGELTRQAYEPPKPDPEPEQVEVEPEPQAALRQPPELPEAGFAQHATEAVDDAAAQLLRPMLRQWLHENMPKIVEKALLSEVQGSQPKGRK; the protein is encoded by the coding sequence ATGACCACGATCAATGGGTATAATGGGGCCAATCACAACGTAGAAGACATCCTCGCATCTATTCGCACCTCCATCGCCGATGATGCGGGGCCGACGCGAATGGTTGCACAAGAGGCGCGTTTGCCGGCGCGGCGCGATCCGCCCCCCGCAGATGCCGCAGAATTCGAGCTGCCGGCGATATTCAAGCCGGGTCACAATTCCCTTCCTGAAAAACCAAAGCTGTTTGGACGCTTGAGCGATGCCCTGAAGACGGCAACGCCCCAGGAAGAGGAACCGCGCTCGCGCACGGTTATTCCATTCGATCCTTCGGTCGCGGGACGTATGCTGGAACCGCCGGTGCAGAGCGTCATGAGCGCTCAACGCACCAATGCGCCTCAAACCACTGCTCCTCAGCAGGCCTCTCAGCCCAGGCCGTCACCTGCCGAGCACGAAGAAGAGCCGGTCGCGCGCGTGATGCCGACGTTCTTCGACACCCGAATTAACAGGTTGGGCGAGCTGACGCGGCAAGCTTACGAGCCGCCGAAGCCCGATCCTGAACCCGAGCAGGTCGAGGTAGAGCCTGAGCCGCAGGCCGCGCTGCGCCAGCCTCCGGAGCTTCCTGAGGCCGGATTCGCCCAACATGCGACAGAAGCGGTGGATGACGCGGCCGCCCAGCTGCTTCGGCCGATGTTGCGCCAATGGTTGCATGAAAACATGCCTAAAATCGTCGAGAAGGCACTGTTGAGCGAGGTGCAAGGGTCGCAGCCCAAGGGGCGCAAATAG
- the ribB gene encoding 3,4-dihydroxy-2-butanone-4-phosphate synthase — MHGSQATSSVLSPIEEIVEDMQNGKMVVLVDAEDRENEGDLVIPAQMATPDAINFMAKHGRGLICLTLTQARASDLSLQSQARAGVGRSTAFTQSIEAREGITTGISAFDRARTVATAIDPTKGAGDIVSPGHVFPLIAREGGVLVRAGHTEASVDLARLAGLVPAAVICEIMNDDGTMSRMGDLVPFAKSHGLKIGAIEDLIAYRLKNDRIIKHVAKTHVETRIGGGFDLHVYENTVEPSEHLALVKGKITGRDPVLVRVQPLNVFHDVLGVGGESEATISQSLREIEKEGRGVLVLIRDLRPKALSDWVKQQAPGTQDASKERRQVEIGIGSQILVDLGVKDMEVLTTSPAHVYVGLEAFGLRVTGTRKIE; from the coding sequence ATGCACGGTTCGCAAGCCACATCATCCGTGCTCTCGCCGATCGAGGAGATCGTCGAGGACATGCAGAATGGCAAGATGGTCGTTCTTGTCGACGCGGAAGACCGCGAGAACGAAGGCGACCTTGTCATTCCCGCCCAGATGGCGACACCCGACGCGATCAATTTCATGGCCAAGCACGGCCGCGGTCTCATCTGTCTGACGTTGACGCAGGCGCGCGCGAGCGATCTTTCGTTGCAGTCGCAGGCGCGCGCTGGCGTGGGACGTTCGACCGCGTTCACGCAATCGATCGAGGCGCGCGAAGGGATCACAACGGGCATTTCGGCCTTTGACCGCGCGCGAACCGTCGCGACAGCAATCGATCCCACAAAGGGCGCGGGAGACATCGTTTCGCCGGGCCATGTATTTCCTTTGATCGCACGCGAAGGCGGCGTTCTCGTTCGCGCAGGACACACCGAAGCGAGCGTGGACCTTGCCCGCCTTGCCGGGCTCGTACCTGCTGCGGTCATCTGCGAAATCATGAACGACGATGGCACCATGTCTCGTATGGGCGACCTGGTTCCATTCGCGAAGTCACATGGGCTCAAGATAGGTGCGATCGAGGATCTGATCGCCTACCGCCTCAAGAACGACCGCATCATCAAACACGTTGCCAAGACGCATGTTGAGACCCGCATCGGTGGCGGGTTCGACTTGCACGTCTATGAAAATACTGTCGAGCCCTCCGAGCATCTTGCCCTCGTCAAAGGCAAGATCACCGGCCGTGATCCCGTACTCGTCCGCGTGCAGCCGCTCAACGTATTTCACGATGTGCTAGGTGTTGGCGGCGAGAGTGAAGCCACGATCTCTCAGTCGTTGCGCGAGATCGAGAAGGAAGGCCGCGGCGTGTTGGTCTTGATCCGCGATTTGCGCCCGAAAGCGCTGTCCGACTGGGTCAAGCAGCAGGCGCCGGGAACCCAGGATGCCTCCAAGGAGCGTCGTCAGGTCGAGATCGGCATTGGCTCGCAAATTCTTGTCGATCTCGGCGTGAAGGATATGGAAGTGCTCACAACATCGCCCGCTCATGTCTATGTAGGCCTTGAAGCCTTCGGCTTGCGCGTAACAGGCACGAGAAAGATCGAGTAG
- a CDS encoding L,D-transpeptidase family protein → MISLDCFNSVGLRAAWALIVCTFASLSIAIGASPAHAQASWAGQQIGSPVYGGEGGDREPPPERKPEPLNDLRPDATPWRSDVMLKAMAAAIESYQRIVDQGGWPLVPQGRMMRAGDEDPRVPILRKRLRISGDMPPKGQYYNSETFDSELEDGVKRFQTRNGIRPTGRIERSVYAVLNMTAQERLDQLKLNYERLRALTQGGVEDRYVLVNVPAFQLEAVEKYEVQLRHRVIVGRVGRDTPEVRATIKALNFFPYWRVPDSVATLDLVPRLKTEPQYLSEEVIRVYDGYNGPELNPMTIDWNSPQVANYKFKQDPGDKNALGLVRIDMQNEFGVYMHDTPMKKLFGQRSRSFSAGCVRVQEVFQLAEWIAKYEPGWEQPGRVQQVLAQGQPLDLTLTRPIPVYFTYITAWAEPSTGRIEFRPDIYGRDHPASTNTAAWVDPDEERPPAAAANALAP, encoded by the coding sequence ATGATATCTCTAGACTGCTTTAATTCGGTGGGGCTCAGGGCGGCCTGGGCACTCATTGTTTGTACGTTTGCATCGTTGAGCATCGCCATCGGCGCGAGCCCTGCTCATGCGCAGGCATCGTGGGCCGGCCAACAGATCGGCAGTCCGGTCTATGGCGGAGAGGGTGGCGATCGTGAGCCCCCCCCTGAGCGCAAACCCGAACCGCTAAACGATCTGCGGCCCGATGCAACGCCCTGGCGCAGCGACGTGATGCTGAAAGCTATGGCGGCAGCGATCGAGAGCTATCAGAGAATTGTCGATCAAGGTGGCTGGCCCCTCGTGCCGCAAGGGCGCATGATGCGCGCCGGCGACGAGGATCCGCGCGTTCCGATCCTCCGCAAGCGATTGCGGATTTCGGGCGACATGCCGCCCAAGGGCCAGTACTACAACAGCGAAACCTTCGACAGCGAGCTTGAAGACGGCGTCAAGCGCTTCCAGACTCGTAACGGCATTCGCCCGACCGGACGAATCGAGCGTTCGGTTTATGCTGTCCTCAATATGACGGCTCAGGAGCGTCTCGATCAGCTCAAGCTCAACTATGAGCGGTTGCGCGCTCTCACGCAGGGCGGCGTCGAGGATCGCTATGTTCTCGTAAATGTCCCTGCTTTCCAGCTTGAAGCGGTTGAGAAGTACGAAGTGCAGTTGCGCCATCGCGTTATTGTCGGCCGTGTAGGCCGCGACACGCCTGAGGTGCGCGCCACCATCAAAGCTCTCAACTTCTTCCCCTACTGGCGTGTGCCCGACAGCGTCGCCACGCTCGATCTGGTGCCGCGGCTCAAGACCGAGCCCCAGTATCTGTCTGAAGAAGTGATCCGCGTTTATGACGGATACAATGGGCCCGAGCTCAATCCGATGACCATCGATTGGAACTCGCCGCAGGTGGCCAACTACAAGTTCAAGCAGGATCCGGGCGATAAAAATGCGCTGGGCTTGGTGCGTATCGACATGCAAAACGAGTTCGGCGTCTATATGCACGACACGCCGATGAAGAAGCTGTTTGGTCAGCGCAGCCGCTCGTTCTCAGCTGGATGCGTGCGCGTGCAGGAAGTTTTCCAGCTCGCAGAATGGATCGCCAAGTATGAACCCGGCTGGGAGCAGCCCGGCCGCGTCCAGCAGGTGCTGGCGCAGGGCCAGCCCCTCGATCTGACGCTCACACGCCCGATCCCCGTCTATTTCACCTACATCACGGCGTGGGCTGAGCCCTCGACAGGGCGGATCGAGTTTCGGCCAGACATCTACGGCCGGGATCATCCTGCCTCGACGAATACGGCTGCCTGGGTCGATCCTGACGAGGAACGCCCACCTGCCGCTGCAGCCAACGCGCTGGCGCCCTGA
- the nusB gene encoding transcription antitermination factor NusB — MTTKKQPAGAPELISARTAARLAAVQALYQMDMAGTDLNDVIDEFLSERISGKPNVDANSGAEEDATAAAAASGADRQFFADILRGVLRRQREIDPLIDDQLAIGWRLVRVDSILRAVLRAGACELLERTDVPVRVVINEYINVAHFFFSEDEPRVVNGVLDKIARKVRAKDFESKSGPA, encoded by the coding sequence ATGACAACCAAAAAACAGCCTGCTGGCGCGCCGGAGTTGATTTCGGCGCGCACGGCTGCGCGACTGGCCGCCGTCCAGGCACTGTATCAAATGGATATGGCGGGAACCGACCTCAACGACGTTATTGACGAGTTCTTGTCAGAGCGCATCTCAGGGAAGCCGAACGTAGATGCGAATTCAGGCGCTGAAGAGGATGCAACCGCGGCGGCCGCAGCAAGCGGAGCGGACCGGCAGTTCTTTGCCGACATCCTGCGTGGCGTGCTGCGGCGGCAACGTGAAATCGATCCGCTCATCGACGATCAGCTCGCCATAGGGTGGCGGCTGGTGCGCGTTGACAGTATCTTGCGTGCGGTGCTGCGCGCTGGAGCCTGCGAATTGCTGGAGCGTACAGACGTGCCGGTGCGCGTTGTCATCAACGAATACATCAATGTGGCGCACTTCTTCTTCTCCGAGGACGAACCGCGCGTCGTCAATGGCGTGCTCGACAAGATTGCGCGAAAGGTTCGTGCCAAGGACTTCGAGTCCAAAAGCGGTCCGGCCTGA
- a CDS encoding protein-L-isoaspartate O-methyltransferase, with product MADSALQRKNMVESQVRPSDVTDRRITAAMQDIARETFVPSKAERALAYMDGAVPVGGGRAMMAPRTLARLMQLADLEPTSTVLIVGALTGYSAAIASRMAAKVVALEADASLASAARENLAAIGAANVEIVEGGLAAGYADGAPYDAIIVDGAVEDLPEALFAQLAQGGRLVAIKARQGLGRAVVATKVANTPSERVAFDASAPLVPGFERPASFIF from the coding sequence ATGGCCGACAGCGCCCTGCAGCGAAAAAACATGGTCGAAAGCCAGGTTCGCCCGAGCGACGTCACGGACCGTCGCATTACGGCTGCCATGCAGGACATCGCGCGCGAGACATTTGTTCCTTCCAAGGCGGAGCGCGCGCTTGCGTATATGGATGGCGCGGTTCCCGTAGGCGGCGGACGGGCGATGATGGCACCGCGCACGCTCGCACGGCTGATGCAACTTGCGGACTTGGAACCTACGTCCACGGTGCTGATTGTTGGCGCGTTGACGGGGTATTCGGCAGCCATTGCGTCCCGCATGGCCGCCAAGGTCGTCGCATTGGAGGCGGATGCTTCACTTGCATCGGCAGCGCGCGAAAATCTGGCTGCAATCGGTGCGGCTAACGTAGAGATCGTCGAGGGTGGTCTGGCGGCAGGTTATGCCGATGGTGCCCCCTATGACGCGATTATCGTCGATGGGGCCGTAGAAGATCTGCCCGAAGCACTGTTCGCGCAGCTGGCTCAGGGCGGGCGCCTTGTGGCGATCAAAGCGCGGCAGGGCCTTGGGCGCGCTGTCGTGGCGACCAAGGTTGCCAACACACCGTCAGAGCGTGTCGCCTTTGATGCCTCAGCACCTCTGGTTCCGGGATTTGAGCGGCCCGCCAGCTTCATCTTCTAG
- a CDS encoding DUF2497 domain-containing protein yields MTRLDPTGGEPSMEEILASIRKIIAEDPPGSRPEPGSKPNRPVSAPEGNSSGISSLGSAVQPHIASAESKDSAESTPAPASEGAQDVKAATASFFSHRPSLDSPRPQAEPLPTMKPVTPFSTNPFAAPPQRQVSTFDIDAQLADVLGGPAKTDSAQSASGLSLGKPAAAPPQNFNDPVQGALDSHAAPAVETAPAKAAAPSPAGESSDPFEFSLGPSPFARKEMPQPAEAKPEPSKDIFGSFVPVREPWPSAKPDFTSASQQPPAPAEKSSQPDFSTMNSFTAVSQSEATATEPQDKMAVAPTQGSSGSQTVDSEPADDPFGEISFRPKAFGTSPAFPASSADKVSAPSSLPSFEPLEQLTRAAHGVPEASFGALERSQTENTLERDEPEVSDASETIEDSVMDVQQTASFETTASDAHEPETEQEEKATAEETAPATLSDLAPRSFETASVNVGGISAILTEMPSEKAASDDADVEVVEPELENNSNSTQLSDENAQREMEADARMQSYAASDDATAGDGRSLVPHSRDNENVPAPRTMEETVAELLRPMLKTWLAENMPKIVERALRKELAESKPFAHKTAAE; encoded by the coding sequence ATGACGAGACTTGATCCAACCGGCGGCGAACCCAGCATGGAAGAGATCCTGGCTTCAATCCGCAAGATAATTGCCGAGGATCCGCCTGGCTCGCGCCCCGAGCCGGGTTCCAAGCCGAATCGCCCCGTCTCAGCGCCGGAAGGCAATAGCAGCGGGATCTCCAGCTTAGGCTCCGCCGTGCAGCCCCATATCGCATCTGCCGAATCGAAAGATTCAGCGGAGAGCACACCTGCTCCTGCGTCGGAGGGGGCACAGGACGTCAAGGCGGCAACCGCAAGCTTTTTCTCGCACCGCCCCTCTCTAGATTCGCCGCGTCCGCAGGCCGAGCCGCTGCCGACGATGAAGCCGGTGACGCCCTTCAGCACCAATCCTTTCGCCGCACCACCCCAGCGGCAAGTGTCGACCTTTGATATTGATGCGCAGCTCGCAGATGTTCTCGGCGGGCCTGCCAAGACAGACAGTGCGCAAAGCGCGTCTGGTCTGTCGCTGGGAAAACCCGCAGCTGCACCTCCGCAGAATTTCAATGACCCTGTTCAGGGTGCGCTCGACAGCCATGCAGCGCCAGCGGTCGAGACTGCTCCTGCAAAGGCTGCTGCCCCTTCACCGGCTGGAGAAAGCTCCGATCCCTTTGAGTTTTCGCTAGGGCCGTCTCCATTCGCACGCAAGGAGATGCCGCAACCGGCTGAAGCGAAACCTGAACCAAGTAAGGATATTTTCGGATCCTTCGTGCCCGTGCGCGAGCCATGGCCTTCCGCAAAGCCAGACTTCACCTCTGCCTCGCAGCAGCCGCCAGCTCCGGCGGAGAAGTCTTCGCAGCCGGACTTCAGCACGATGAATTCTTTCACCGCCGTGTCTCAGTCTGAGGCGACCGCGACTGAGCCGCAGGATAAAATGGCCGTTGCGCCTACGCAGGGATCGTCCGGATCTCAGACGGTTGATAGCGAACCTGCCGACGATCCATTCGGTGAGATCAGCTTCCGTCCGAAGGCCTTCGGGACCAGCCCTGCGTTTCCCGCGTCGTCGGCCGATAAGGTATCTGCGCCGTCGTCGTTGCCATCTTTCGAACCGCTTGAGCAACTGACGCGCGCTGCGCACGGCGTGCCCGAAGCGTCCTTCGGTGCGTTGGAACGTTCTCAGACGGAGAATACGCTTGAGCGAGATGAGCCGGAGGTTTCTGACGCTTCAGAGACGATTGAAGACAGCGTGATGGATGTGCAGCAGACAGCTTCGTTCGAGACCACTGCATCTGATGCACACGAGCCCGAGACAGAGCAGGAAGAGAAAGCGACTGCCGAGGAAACAGCGCCAGCCACGTTGTCAGATCTGGCGCCGCGCAGCTTTGAGACGGCTTCAGTAAACGTCGGCGGGATCTCGGCGATTTTGACCGAGATGCCATCGGAAAAAGCAGCGTCAGACGATGCTGATGTCGAGGTCGTTGAGCCGGAGTTGGAAAACAACAGCAACTCCACGCAGCTAAGCGATGAAAATGCTCAGCGCGAGATGGAAGCGGATGCTCGCATGCAGTCGTATGCGGCATCCGACGATGCGACTGCGGGCGATGGGCGTTCTTTGGTTCCACACAGCAGGGATAATGAAAACGTCCCTGCGCCACGAACGATGGAAGAGACTGTCGCTGAGCTTTTGCGCCCTATGCTCAAAACATGGCTTGCGGAGAATATGCCCAAGATCGTCGAGCGGGCGCTTCGCAAGGAACTGGCAGAAAGCAAGCCTTTCGCACATAAAACGGCTGCAGAATAA
- a CDS encoding riboflavin synthase, translating to MFTGLVSDVGEVVARQGGAFTVRTAFSADTIPSGASICCDGVCLTAREIAPDPAGACFTVDVSNETLSKTTLDGWEPGRKVNLERSLRAGDELGGHIVSGHVDGVAKIISITPDGESRRFLLEAPEHLARYIAPKGSIAMDGTSLTVNEVSGDRFGVNLIPHTLTVTTWGAKRPGDLVNIEVDVFARYVARLLEFRP from the coding sequence ATGTTCACGGGGTTGGTTAGCGATGTCGGCGAGGTCGTGGCGCGCCAGGGCGGCGCCTTCACGGTGCGCACGGCCTTTAGCGCAGATACAATCCCGTCCGGCGCGTCTATCTGCTGCGACGGCGTTTGCCTCACGGCGAGGGAGATCGCCCCTGATCCAGCAGGAGCGTGCTTCACGGTCGATGTGTCCAACGAAACGCTTTCAAAGACCACGCTTGACGGCTGGGAACCTGGTCGCAAAGTCAACCTTGAACGATCGTTGCGAGCAGGCGACGAGCTTGGTGGGCATATCGTGTCCGGTCACGTCGATGGCGTTGCCAAGATCATCTCGATCACGCCCGATGGGGAAAGCCGCCGGTTTCTTCTGGAAGCACCGGAGCATCTGGCGCGGTATATCGCGCCTAAGGGTTCCATTGCCATGGATGGCACGTCCTTAACCGTCAACGAGGTGTCCGGCGACCGCTTCGGCGTCAATCTCATTCCGCACACCTTGACGGTTACGACGTGGGGCGCGAAAAGGCCGGGCGACCTCGTGAATATCGAGGTCGATGTGTTCGCGCGCTACGTGGCGCGCCTATTGGAGTTTCGTCCGTGA
- the thiL gene encoding thiamine-phosphate kinase, which yields MTQRVTSETELIQKYLAPLSAGAPGALGLSDDAAFFTPPEDCDVVVTTDPIVAGVHFFADGRADDIAWKALAVNVSDLAAKGAEPIGYTMALSFPEPPEHEWMAMFAQGLASAQKAFGLSLLGGDTDHTKGALSVAITVLGAVPRGRMVRRNGASAGDALFVTGTLGDAALGLALQRQTNLFDEALTSGDMGFLRARYLRPAPRLEIMSILRRYASAALDISDGFAKDLGKLAAGAGARAEVHFNALPLSPPARIMIQAHPAWSREILAGGDDYEILFAVPEAKLELLKDEIAQLPINVSQVGWLQQGTGVVVVDAAGGAMPLDRTGYDHFS from the coding sequence TTGACGCAACGGGTCACCAGCGAAACGGAGCTGATTCAGAAATATCTGGCACCTTTGAGTGCTGGCGCTCCTGGTGCGCTCGGACTTTCCGACGATGCAGCGTTTTTCACGCCTCCTGAAGATTGCGATGTCGTGGTCACCACGGATCCCATCGTTGCGGGCGTTCACTTCTTTGCCGACGGCCGCGCTGACGACATCGCTTGGAAGGCGTTGGCGGTGAATGTTTCCGACCTTGCCGCAAAAGGCGCCGAGCCAATTGGCTACACCATGGCGCTTTCGTTTCCTGAGCCACCTGAGCACGAGTGGATGGCGATGTTTGCGCAAGGGCTGGCCAGCGCGCAAAAGGCTTTCGGGCTTTCGCTTCTGGGTGGGGATACCGATCACACCAAAGGCGCTCTGTCGGTCGCGATCACGGTATTGGGTGCTGTTCCTAGAGGTCGGATGGTACGCCGTAACGGCGCATCCGCGGGAGATGCGTTGTTCGTCACGGGTACGCTCGGCGATGCGGCGCTTGGGCTCGCCTTGCAGCGCCAGACAAATCTTTTTGATGAAGCTCTTACAAGCGGCGATATGGGATTTCTGCGCGCACGTTACCTGCGTCCTGCACCGCGCCTCGAAATCATGTCGATCTTGCGCCGCTATGCGTCAGCTGCGCTCGACATCTCGGATGGATTTGCCAAGGATCTGGGCAAGCTGGCCGCTGGTGCGGGCGCGCGCGCTGAAGTCCATTTCAACGCGCTTCCCCTTTCACCGCCCGCTCGAATCATGATCCAGGCGCATCCCGCATGGTCTCGGGAAATCCTTGCCGGCGGTGACGATTACGAGATTTTGTTTGCGGTCCCGGAGGCCAAATTGGAGTTGCTGAAGGACGAGATTGCGCAGTTGCCGATCAATGTTTCGCAGGTGGGCTGGCTGCAGCAGGGAACCGGCGTCGTCGTTGTCGATGCCGCAGGAGGCGCAATGCCCTTGGATAGGACCGGATACGACCACTTCTCCTGA